One Ctenopharyngodon idella isolate HZGC_01 chromosome 3, HZGC01, whole genome shotgun sequence genomic window, CTTTGAACTCCTTCCTGAAAAGAACATATTGAGAGTAACTTGACACAGAAAAAATATCCCTGCTCTCGCTCCAGTGGTCTACAGAAACACTTGCATAGACATCACTGAGGAGGAATTTCACATCTCTCATTATGTCAATGTCTTTGATTGGAGGAGTGTCTGTGAGGATCTTCTTCACACATTGTTTCCAGAACAAATCAAACTCTTTCTTCAGTGTCTTTTCATCATTTGTTTTATCTTTGAGTTTTAAGGCAAGTTCTTTGCTCTTTTCAAAGAGAGTGTTTTCATGATGTGTCCTCTGAGCATCAATCTTTTTCTTCAGGTCTCGTTGATGAAGAATGTCATttaattttctctttgtttctctCACAATGTTTTCCTGAATCtctttgattttgatttcaaatgatGTTTTCCACTGAATCAGTATATCTGCATCTGTGTCTTTCTCAAAGTATTCTGACATTGATTTTTCCACTTCTTCACTTGTCTTCTTCAGTTCTCTTTGAAGATCAGTTTCCTCAACCTCATGAATTgcttcattttctattttgttgtgTAGTTTGTTCTCAGTTTCCATCATGGCACTGCGAAGACTCCAGGACCATTTGCTGTATTTTGTCTCCAGTTTCCTGTAGACTGAAATCTCCAGAGAATTTCTGAAGCTGAAGACGAATCGTTCATTCAGTAAAGCTTCCCAGAGATCTTTAATTCgatcttttaagtttttcagcATTATTCCATGTGATTTTGAGGCATGAGTATTAATAGTTATTTTTATCTCTTGAATATTCTCACAGTAGTTTGGGTTTGGTGGTGCCATCGGTGGGTTTCCCTCCCAGAGATGAGCAAAATACTTCACATCATTCTGAACATCAAATTTAATGACATCACTGAAACATCCTGCATCATAGACTTCATCTTTAGCAGCAAGTTTTGTCATCTTATCCAGTTTCTCCTGCAGTCGTCTCCTTCCCTCCTCATTTTTCTCTCCAGCTGTGACGTCTGAAACGTTctgatgcacaaacacacagctgggATTTAGTCTGACCTTCTTCATCCTCAGGAAGGCCTGAACAACAATCTGAAGAATCTCCTGCATCTCAGATGGGTTTTCTCCAAAGATGTTGATCAATGTCATATTTCCAAGACCAACAACAAATGTGGCCAATTCATTGTCATGAACTTTTGTTGATCTTCCAGCCAGTTCTAGAGCACGAAGACCCTCAGTATCAACAACTAGAATATAGTCAAAGTTCATCTGTGTTTTCATCTCGTCTGACACTTTGACCAGCTGCATGAAAGCTCCTCTGGTGCACCTGCCAGCACTGACGGCAAACTGGAGTCCAAACATGGCATTCAGCATGGTGGATTTCCCAGAGCTCTGAATCCCTAAAACTGACAGCACAAAGACTCTCTGGTCTCCCAGTTTCTGGATGAGTTCATCTAGAACAGCAGAGATCCAGATCACAGGAACATGAGCAGCATCTCCATCCATCAGCTCCAGTGGAAATCCAGAGATCATCATCTCTGCTGCAAGACTCGGGAGAGAAGAGAAGTCAAACTGCAGGTCTTTCTTGTTCTTCTTCACAGATGAACATGATTCATAAATCTGACCGATCTCCCTCATAATGTGCTCCAGACCAAAGTTTGAATTTTTAAGTTCAACTTTAGATATTCtctctgtttctgtttgttcAGCCTTGAGTTGTTCAGATTTTTCGTTATTGTGAGGAAGAACAGAAATATTGTTTGCGGTGCATTCATTTAGGAAGATTTCAAGCCAtttcagaaaatatattttattctcaGTATGAAAgtgaatttgtttaaaaaacaactgtATAAAAGCATTTATGTCAGATTCATGCTGCTGTTGACGGATTTTTTTCATCTCTGAGTGTTTTCTTGTGATGTCCATTTCTGTCTCATCTGCTCGAGGTCGATGTAGTTCTTTGTTCTTCTGACACCACTGATGCCACAGTTTCCCCTGATGAGGCAGCACTGATTCTTTAATTTCTGTCAGATCTTTCTTCTCCAGTAAACTCATCATCTGCTgtgctgcttctcttcctctcctgcagtcttcatcatcttcctcatctaCTCTGATGTCTGAGTGTTTGGACACATCTTCAAGTCTGAAAGTGAAAGATGATTCTAAGAGACAGTCATTTATAGCTCTTCTGAGTTCTTGAGATACATCTGACTGATTTCTGTCCTTCAGACCAATCTTGTATTTTCGTTTCCTTGTTTCATTGAGAGTTGAAACATCCTCAGTAAAAAGACAAACGAGTGGCTTTCTGTTCTTGGACAGGATTTGAATCTTTTCTGCACTTCTGTCATTCCTATCCAGTTGTTGTAGAAGAACAACATTGACTGAGCTCATTTCAGTGAGGATCTGCAACTGTTTCTCATGGTCTCCTGCATCACCATGTAGATTACAGAATGCAATACAGTCAGTGAATTTATCTGTGTTTTTCCCAGAGGGGCAGAACCAGGCGATCTCCACCACTCCATCCATCAGGACTCTGGTTCTGCTGCTGCCTGGGCAGTTCCTGTGGAAGAACGTGTTGTGTTTCTCATTGATCAGACTGTTCATCAGCTGAGACTTGGATGAAGACACAGAGCCAAACCTGAAGAAAGACACCATTGGAGTTTCTGCCATGTAGATCGGCTGGATTCgactgattattttatttttggtgtttcTGATCTTCCAGCTCTTGTTGATTTGTCTGAATGTCCAGAGAGGAAACTCAATCTGTTGTGTGAATGGATCAGGAACAAGCAGAGGCAGAGCGTACTGACACTGGGACAGTTTAGTCACCATCAGCTGCTTCAGAAAACCATCAGCACAATGAAACACAGCCATCTGAACATCCATCGGGTGAATTCGCTCAGATTTACTTTTTCCAACATTAAACAAagacatttcatcaaaaatatcaaactcATCTTCATATGAATCATTGTCTTTTTTCTGTATGTGATgctgttcattattttcctcaaaattaatgTATCTTGCTCTGTAGTCCATCATCAGTAGTTTTTGTAGGAAAGTCTGAATCAGCTCCTCTTTAGCACAAGACTCATGGGACTGTAATGAATATGCAGTTAATTGAAGATAATCTGCAGGTCTCAGTTTATGATGCATGCCTTTAAGATGTAGTTTGTCGAATAgatttgttttttcattcatttccatTCCCTGTAAAAGAAACAGCTTAATTAATGGAGAGAAGCAGTAAAGCATCAGAAGGATCAACAGGAGGATCAACATCAACATACAGCAAATAGTACTTAAACAGTTGTAATTTAGCATTTATTAGAGAGAAGCAGTCAAGCAACAGGAGGATCAACATACTGTAAGTGTTTTGTGTCTTTCTCACTTGATTTTCACGCTGTTCTCGTTGCTAAGGATACGTTGTTTACTGTGTTCATATCTCATTCGTTGTTTACCATTTCATATCTGATCTTGTTTTGGTCTCAGTTAATAAGGCATGGCCAGCTAAAATAAATAACGTTGTATCAAGTGGGTATAAAACTGTGTAATATACTGCTGCAGTGGACACGGCAGCCCTTTGTGTGAAGCCCTCATCGTGTGAATACTGAAGAGTGTAAAGACCTGCGACTCTACCTTGAGTATTGCTCTTTTTGTTTTCCttctcttttcttcctcttttatACAGgttgttattgtttgtttttgtgaccTGTTTTAGCTATGTGCTTCCAAATTCCTACTATTACTAACACTCGTAAATCGCATGCTACACGTTGTAACCACTGCTACTGACACTCTTTGCTCCACTCTAACATCTTGCTTAGATGAATTCTGCCCCCTTTCATCTAGACCAGCCTGCGCCACACCCTTTGCCCCCTGGCTTACCGATGTTCTCCATGAGCATTGGTCTAGACTCAGGGCTGCAGAGAGAAGGTGGCGCAAATCTAAAGATCCTACTGAtcttaaaaacaacaaccatcAGCAGCCAATTCTCCACACCACATACTGACAATCACATCTTAATGGAAAACACACATTTTCCCCTCCTTCTCTTCTCTTTTAGAGGCAGAAGTTTCTGAACAGGCCATCTCCTCCTCAATTGtacctgcactcactcacatTATTAATACTTCTCTTCACACTGGTACATTTCCCACAGCATTTAAGCAGGCTAGGATTACCCCACTGCTTAAGAAACCCTTCTTCTGATATCCCTTCTTCCATTCATTGCAGAGACACTTGAGAGAGCTGTGTTCAACCAATTGTCTACTTATCTCACACAGAACAACCTCCTTGACAACAACCAGTCTGGATTCAAGAGTGGCCACTCAACTGAGACTGCTCTGCTCTCAGTTACTGAACCGTTAGATTGAGCACgagcaacttcaaaatcatcagtAATCATCTTGTtggatctgtctgctgcttttgacacagttaACCACCAGATTCCCCTGTCAACTTTCATGACAaagggcatctcaggaaccATACTCCACTGGGACTTGACACGGCACTTGCATACTGTTGCGCTCATGTTGATTTCATTGCTTCTActgttctcatttgtaagtcgctttggaaaAAATCGTctactaaatgtaaatgtaataggCAATTTGTAATTAAGAGCCAACATTTTTTCTCCTTCATACCAAGAGGCCAGATTACTAATCCACACTCACACCTTTTACACCGTCTTActcaatttactttttattaagggatatcaatgtataattaatgtaatttgcttttaaagattttattaaCCATAAAACTTTGCAATTATGCTAATACAAATGGGAAACTGTTTACAGTTGACAAGCAATATTACCCCAAcaagcaaatgtaaacatctcaATTGCATTGTCTGTAAATTTGCAACAAACAAATGTACAATGTCCTATTTTTGAACACAAGCCTAGAGAATATTCTCAACTCAACCTCAGAGAGCAGTTAAAAGGTGcttattcaaaaaaatatttccacATGATATTACCATGAATGAAAATACTATTCTTTAAAAATTTATAAGAACATGATTAAGTGCATACATTTCTTTCATATATCTGGCAAAAAGGTTTTGTTGACtatgcattttaactttaaaagacaagtGCAACTCTGGCGTCGCAGGTGTATCTTTCATACTTCTCGTTAGTCGAAGTAACAAAGTCGAGCCGGCCAGTATGTATGGTTTTGTTTCCCACTGTGGGGCTTATAATGGAGCTCTTAGGATGTAATACAAATGAGTCAGTCATTACCTTGGTAACATAAGTTTATACACGATATGCGATGTAAATAGTGACCGtgttatggaggatgatcagttatttcttttaattgtatGATTAATTTGAGTTCACATTGCCCAAATAGTATATTTAGCAAGCTACGGAGAAACtagtagccaggcaacagacaagtaaCCGATCCTGAGTGGCGACATCACTACTCGCATTCTAGCAGCACGGTTTAGCGCGGTTGACTAATTCCAGGCCGAGAGCGGTTTTTAATTGTGTCGTGCCAAaccaggctcaagtggaaatacAACTGGAACCGTCTCTTACCATTCCATTAGGCCTGACAGTGGAAAAGTGGATTTTATAAGCACTGCAGTGTTGTAAtgcaatttacattaaaatcttTCATTACAGATTTAGTttccaaacaaaccaaacataTGGGTGACTCCTTGAACTTGGTAAAAAGATAATCTGTTTAACATCTCAACtggaaaac contains:
- the LOC127510188 gene encoding interferon-induced very large GTPase 1-like produces the protein MMNYRARYIKTNETNEEDHNEQGSYDPFNQELDSDDFFFNLRSESNEVISKSEAIHPMDVQMAMFHCADGFLKQLMVTKLSQCQYALPLLVPDPFTQQIEFPLWTFRQINKSWKMRNTYYETISQSHPIYKAETPMVFFFRFGSVSSSKSQLMNSLINEKHNTFFHRNCPGSSRTRVLMDGVVEIAWFCPSGKNTDKFTDCIAFCNLHGDAGDHEKQLQILTEMSSVNVVLLQQLDRNDRSAEKIQILSKNRKPLVCLFTEDVSTLNETRKRKYKIGLKDRNQSDVSQELRRAINDCLLESSFTFRLEDVSKHSDIRVDEEDDEDCRRGREAAQQMMSLLEKKDLTEIKESVLPHQGKLWHQWCQKNKELHRPRADETEMDITRKHSEMKKIRQQQHESDINAFIHLAAEMMISGFPLELMDGDAAHVPVIWISAVLDELIQKLGDQRVFVLSVLGIQSSGKSTMLNAMFGLQFAVSAGRCTRGAFMQLVKVSDEMKTQMNFDYILVVDTEGLRALELAGRSTKVHDNELATFVVGLGNMTLINIFGENPSEMQEILQIVVQAFLRMKKVRLNPSCVFVHQNVSDVTAGEKNEEGRRRLQEKLDKMTKLAAKDEVYDAGCFSDVIKFDVQNDVKYFAHLWEGNPPMAPPNPNYFYRKLETKYSKWSWSLRSAMMETENKLHNKIENEAIHEVEETDLQRELKKTSEEVEKSMSEYFEKDTDADILIQWKTSFEIKIKEIQENIEGVQRV